The Salvia miltiorrhiza cultivar Shanhuang (shh) chromosome 2, IMPLAD_Smil_shh, whole genome shotgun sequence DNA window CTTACTTTTCAccacaagtctgaatgctttgaaaaattcaaagaattcaagacggaagtggagaagagatttggtaaatctatcaagtcattgcggtctgatcgcggtggcgaatacctcggaaacgaattCAAGCAATACTTatcagattctgggattacgtcccaattgactgcaccgggtactccccaatagaatggtgtagcggagagaataAACAGatctcttttggaaatggtacgatcaatgatgagttatgcatcgttgcctatttcgttttggggatttGCCTTGGAAACAACGGCTTACTTAATGAATCTAGTGCCGTCCAAATCTGTGCCTAAAACTCCTACCGAATTATGGTCAGGGCAAAAACCCAGCTTGCATCATATAAatgtatggggttgtcctgcatacgtgcttgaTAAGAAGACAAAGAAATTTGAGcctagatgtgaagtaatgctgtttgtaggatatcctagggaaacgaaaggtggttatttatataatcttaaGGATCaaaaagtggttgttagcaccaacgcacgattcttggaacaggattatatagataaacacaagtctaagtccgagattgtccttcaagaaatcgaaggcaatggacatgCAAtaccatcaccccagccaagtgtgtaagtgaatgcaccacatgacactgcacaaaccattgtcacagctgtaccaacgccgcttcgtcgtagtgggagggttatcgtCGATTTATGTTATCGTctaacccgatcgatttatccTCGTAGACAAGCATGGAAGAtttagatgcagattcttggtacgacgccatggtttctgaaatagaatccatgactgctatggaggtatacgagaaaactgaattaCTAGATGACTTTTTGGCCacaggtagtaggtgggtatacaagacaaagagagattcggatggcgaagtcgcagcttttaaagctagactggtggcgaaaggttatacccaggaacaagtcatagattatgatgagacctttttgccggttgccatgcttaagtccatccgaatactccttgccatagcagcccacatgaacattgaggtttggcaaatgaatgtcaagaccgctttcttaaactatttccttgaagaaggaagggacatctatatgcagcaactcgaagggtttgtgaagaagggtgtagagcatcttgtgtggaagctaaAGAAGttcatttatggacttaagcaagcttcgaggtcatggaacaaacgttttgacgaggtcattaaatcctatggatttactcgttgggAGAACGAAAGTTGAGTGTACCGCTTaaatgccaatggtgacgtggttttccttgtactttatgtagatgatatcctcctcattggcaacaatgtggcgctgttatcggacataaagatgtggttatccgaacagtttcagataaaggacttaggagatgcagcgtacatcctggggatcaaggttgttcgtgatcgccagaaaaggatgttaagcttatctcaagcgtcctacattgatactgtgattgctcgttttagcatgcaaactaccaagaaaggattgctacctttcagacatcgcattcctctgtctaaggacatgtgtcctaagacgcctagtgaggttgaggaaatgaggaaaataccatatgcttccgctgtaggtagcctcatgtatgcgatgctttgcacgagacctgatatttgctatgtcgttggcatggttgcgagatatcagtcaaaccctggaccaggacactggactgtggtaaagcatattcttaagtacctgaaaaggactcgagactataggctagtttaccggttagacagtctaactcctttgggttataccgattcggatttccaggctgaccgggatgagaagagatctacctctggttatgtgtttaccttgggaggtggagccgtatcatggcggagtgcaaaacagcagtgcattgcagactccaccatggaagccgaatatgtagctgcttctgaagctgctaaagaggctgtatggtttcggaactacctcttggatctaggagtggtacctaatttgcctaagagtgtcataatttattgtgataactcgggtgcagtggcaaattctaaggaacccaggacccacaaggcgaccaaacacatagagagaaagtaccacatcatacgagaaatcgtacacagaggagatgtgctggttGAGAAGATCAATACTTTGGAGAACTTAGTTGATCCTTTCACAAAGAGTTTACCGCagaaggcctacgagaagcatgctcaagggatgggattgcggttgatgccacccacttagagaaactttaagtataagtgagAGAAGTGATTGTGTTGTAATAGCTAATATTTAGACGCATTGtttactaaaagtttgctttagtataagtgggagattgttggatttgtatactgaaagcaagaatgtTTTATGCTTgaatacaatgattcatgtattcactgttttatctcctatctgattgtgttcatgattgcatatgtatgtcctttatctctatataagtagattatatggtgattaacagatcacagaaggtcatataattggaataaacttaagagatataaatagatcacaaccgagatgactctaggacgagtcgttggtctaggctgcagtatagatgaaaatagtttgtcttgactatttgtctatactggtacgtcataacgtattgataggatcacagtgagatgtattcttctatctgacataagtgaagaatcaagatctcggtgacttaataaaatcttaatgctaataagatttcagatatatatgttgattcgtgtatcactttgatttaccatgggtgagagttatatattaacttgagtactctgtatctttgGTGATaacggtcaatatatgatatttggttatctgtattagtacccgtatccgatataggatagtGACATCcctttaaggagctcaataagatttattgcgttaaaccctgcagattgattaagttcaggtgcaataataaggtttgagtggtactgcttaaggattacaaagagattaattaattaagctgtcagagcttcaattaattaatggatgtcgggtattttaaatacggagatttaataagtctaaatacaagccccgactcatcatcggtaataaaggggtaagtcagtattgattctctagtggaatgaattaatatttatgaattaattatgatctgggctgatcataagaattaattcattagaggcccatctttattccttgtatttgatccctggactggcccaaagtctcctgagcccattAAGGAGTGAGGGACGCCTATTACAGTTATTGGGGCCCTAGGACtgtgttttgtctataaatacagctaTCTGCTCTCGGAATAatacacacaaaaattagggttttagagagagcagTAGGGGTCGAATTCTttgtgggagttctcatagttcgttgtccatccaacgttggaaattgagcgggatacagttcagaatgtcagaactggagtcattcgattcaGTTGTCAACAGCCTCTGcatccaattcacaagtaagtgattTTAACTccaattcataggagcatgttaggaattaatcatTGTATGATTAATTATGATATCCGAGAAACGATTTGCTGTGGGCTATATCCTTCAATAGAAGCATaacaatagtaataattatatatagaagTTTAAATAAGATTTTAATTTACATGAGgatatttttgttgattttttaatcatattttgGATTGtacttattaattaaatatttaaagttCAAATTTGGGGTTTTAAGTAAAACGAATAATTTTTGtattgaaaactgaaaaattgtTTTGGTAATCAAGTGATTTACTCAAATTGAATTCATATATAGAAAAGGCAAAAGTGATTTATAAAAATACGGTTAACTTTTAAATGGTCTTTAtcctataaatttataattgaattaattCAATGATTTAGTTTTCAAgtttatgataattttttttatagagacaccaaatttcagtttatttatttttctgtctTTTTCTTTTCGCTTTTAGGGTTCATCAAGGTATTTCAAAGCAATGCTACGGTGGAAAATTTATGCTTATTCGTATtattatgtatatttttatttcatatttgattacGTGTATACATGTATCATTTTTATGTCTATGATTTAATCATGGGACTCAAACTTCTATCCTATCAATTCATGTTATAAGTTTATGATTTGTCATGGGGCTCAAGTCTCTACCCCATCAACTCAAGCTATGATTAAGTTTTCGTCAAGGGGCTTAAGTAGGTCTCTACCCTATTGGCTCATGTTTTGCAAGTATTACATGTCATGATAacatgatttgattatataattaaCGTATATGAATAATTGTTTTGTTCCTCATTGAGTATATTTGATATGCTCAcccctttttattttctttcaattttgttATTGTGGAGTCGAGGtagccatggaagtcgagaatgactagtgATAAAAGATTTtgtttaaattcatttttttttgtttataattattatttgatttataaatGCTTTATTTATCCTAGACTATGCGAATTTTTGACAAGTCATGTCACTTTTGATTGTGTTGGAGTTTGATTTTTTAACAGAGTAGATGTGGAGTTAGAAATCGGTCTTGTTTCTCACTGTCTCTCGTCTCCGGCCTTTCTCTACCGTCCCCGCCGGTCGCCCCAGCTGCAGCCGTCTCCTATCGCCCGTGGCCTCGTCCCTCGCCCTGCCAAGCAGCAGTGGGCGACGCCGCCGCCCTCGCCCCACGCCGCCTCCTCCGTCCTCCGTGCCTCAGAAGTATCAGTTGCCTCCGTCACTAGCAGGTAAGCCCTACCCCTaaaactttttcttttctttttttccttcaaGTTTTAATGTCTGAGCTGAGACTTGGCCCACCAATACGAAATTGATTGgggtgctctctctctctccctcacgtaTTGTGGACTCTATCAAAGAATCTACACCAGTCTCTCTCCAATTTAATTTGAGGTTCCCCACTAGAGAAGCAGCAGCAATCTGCACAAACGAATACATATAATCTTTTCATCTCCCAAAGATTCCTCATCCACGAAACGGATTTACTCACAGCTAAAAATTAAGAAATCGGGTATTTTGTTTATGCAGTGCCCGACGAGTACCCGAGTAGCTTGGTCGGGGTAATGCACCCGACCTGTACCGATTTTACTCCTCTATGTGTAGATTTTATGTATGAGCTTGGTAATATTGTCAACCTTTTCATGATTTGATCTTTGTTATATTTGACATTAATAATCTTAGATAGAAACCAACTATTTGACATTTAAGATTAATACAATGCTTGGTTGAGGTTGCGGAGTACTAATTGTCAGCCAAAGGGGAAAATATCTCAAACATTATCAAGTACGTGTAGAGAGGTTGTCAGCTTTAGTCtttcataaaatattaaacGGGGAATGTGACGATCATAAGAAAACCTAATACTATTAGCCTAATAGCCAATGGCCCAGTACTAACCATTCTTTTGACGCGCACACCTTCTAGCAGTTAAGGTAATTGTTAATGTGAAAGAAGTGCATAAACTTCATGGATGGATTAGAATGTTGATTCATTGCTACAACTGAATACAGATGGGTTCAGACATCAAAACAGTTGAACAGAGATTGAAGTCTTTCACCAGTCAGCTTCACACGGAATGTGGAATTCTAGAGAGGCTTGTGTATAAACACAAGAATCAACATCGAAGATGCTCTTATTTTCAATACATTCTCAAGGTCTGTAGTCTTGGTAATGTTTAATTTCTCCATCAGGAATATAGCTATATGTTATGATATTGTTACAAGTTCTGATATGTTTGTTGGTTGCGTGATAGGTTAGAAGGGATTTGCAGCTTCTGAAATTAGGTGACCTGGAAGAGGTTTTGGAGTCGTCTTTTCTGGTGATAAATGGCGATAGGCCAAAACAAAAGGTTCAGCTTTTAGAAGGGTATTACTCCTCATCTCTTCTTTTGTTCTACCTTCTTCTCTTTAATCAATCTATCTCAACTGAGTATCATCAAATTCCTTACAAATACTCGTCTGTCAATGGATGTGACCCCTCTTACTATGAAATTTGAAGCTAGACTTTTGTGGTAGAACAAATTCAAGCTAATATTGAACCATTTTGAGTTAGTACTGAAGACTATACATGCTTGATTGGCATATGCAAATTTCCGGTTAATATGAATATTCCCGCACAAAGATGTGAATGGATTAGTTTATAAGTGATCTATCTGGCGTTTCTTGTTATTATCATCTGTCACTTATCCTAGATCCATGTATTGCTTGGTATTCAGAGTCTCAGACTCATAAATTTCATCTTAGGTAGGCCAGGAAGTGGCCTTCTGCTGATGTCATACTTACTAAATTTATTTTACGCTCTAAGATTCAAATAAAAGTGGCCGGTGGCTCTATCTTGTTGGTTTAGGGTCAGGTCTTTTTATTATAATTGGTAGCTTAAGTCAAATATGTAAGTGGGGGAGTTCTAGCATGATTTCTTTTGTATGTAGttctatcaattttttttattattgtaatgttATTGCCTATCGTATGTAGTTTGAAGAGGAGAAAAACTAACAgtggaaaatataattttctggAAAGGCTTTTGGGAGTTACCCGTCTATTGTCACAGGTGGTTTCCTTTATTCTCGACTTTAACATTACATGTTGAAGCCAGTATTTCTCATTTCTGGCTTCTTTGTCATGCTTTTGCAGATTGTTGAGCCTTTGCTGAAGGCAGCTATGTATCCTTATAGTTCTTAACTGTTgattgtgtttgtgtgtgtatgcatctgtttgtgtgtgtgtaggATAATGATTGTCCATATTTGTAAATCACATAAAATATAGTCAAGTCTTCTTGTATGGAATAttatgtcatttaaaaaaaatatcagtACTGTTCaatgttaattatattatataaatttgatgagagtttTATAACATCTACTTTTGCACTTCTGACCCACATATTATTAGCAGAACTTCTACATTTGTCCTGCAAAAATTATTACGCCAAGTTTATAGTCTTCTCAATTTGTGTCATAACCAGTTCTTGGTTGTTATCCTCCTGTATTTATTTCAGTCTTGTCTAATTCTTCCGTGTTGTCGCTTGCCATTAAATTGTGATTCAGTTCGTGATGTCTGgcctttatttttcatttatttcaacTTTCCCTAGTTTATCCCTATGACCAAATCTACACAAATTAAGTGACCTATGATTCTTGTTTCCCATTTGTTGTTAATGTCTTTTGGCACAAAGTGGACTTGGGAACCGCCTGTTATTTTGGATATCCAATTTTATCCTCACGAATTTGTTGTTGTGAATATCTTAACTATGCAAAGGGAGATATCCATGCTTCTTGCACGGTCATTTTTCATGAAGTTTTCACTGGCGGTATTGGCTGTGCTTGCACGTATTCGAGTACTGGTTCAACAAGTAAGGCAACATTTTCTGTAAACAGCTCATGCTGAAGTTGCTACAGTAACTAATTTTATGTCATCATCTATCAGAGATTCGTTTGTGCACATGACCTCTCTTTCTTCTTGGACTTTTTTGAAACTGTCCCTTTTCTCCTTTGGATGAGAATGTGTGTTGGTTGAGGTGTTCAATGGGTGAGGTTTGAATCTGTCAAGGGTATTGTTCAGCTATTTGGATGTTTTCAGTTGCCAATAATCTGGAACTGTGGCATATTTATTATCATAAAGCTATTCCTTAGATTGCCCTAACTTCATAAAGAGTGGGTTCTGTAACATAAACTATAGCCCAAGTCTAAGTAAGTAATTGATgtgtttttcatttatttaaaatttcctTATTTGCAGATGCTTTTTGATGCTGTTGTTCTATACAACACCGTTTCTTCTCTTTCACAAAAGGAACAAagtattaaattaaatcaaGAAGGATTCGAGGTCAGTGCATTCTTGTTTGTGTTTGAAGCAATATATAAGTTACCTGCAGCTTCTATTTTGGTTATTTtcgtattttctttttcatctttttGCCTATACTTATTTGCAGTTTGCTTATGGAACTCCCTTTTATTTACTTCATATTTAGGTCTTTAGAGAATATTTTCCAAGAAAAGAGGAAGTGAGAATATTACTAGAATGCATTTGGCAGAAGGATAAGTTTGTCTTAGTTGAGACGACCCACAAAAGTGAGACCACTAGTCAAGAGAAGGATGACCCAGGAGACTTCTCACTGAGCACTCCACAAATACTATATGAGAACATTGAGGTTTTACTAGGAGGTAATATATAGTCTTctgttatttttgtttttttcaccCAATGAAGATGTCATTgtaataatttaataactacTCAAGATcaccctcaaaaaaaaaaaaaaaaaaactactcaaGATTCAGTGGAATTGAGCTTATAAGGTTGTTGGATTTAAAATTCCATTTACCGTTCATGTTATTTAATTGCATTTCTTCTCAATTCTCATCCTGCTTGGAGCCATTCATTTTGAATGATTAGCTTTTTCCTAAAACCTTTTTCTTCATATAGTTGATGAAACTGGGGCTGCAACTTCTGTACATCCGGCAACAGACACAAACGATGTTGAAGAGAACTGCAGTTATGCTGGATTGAAGAAAGATGATAAAAATGTTCCGGAAGCCTCAGATATAGTTCCATCTTCAACTGCAAATATAGTTTCCTTAGAAGATGGTTTCACCAATTCATCGGCTAGAACATTCTCCGAAACaaacagaaataagttagctgGAGATGATTCATGCTTTATGAGAACCTCTGAAGCCAGAGGCACACACATAGAAGCTAGCCGGCCTGCTATTTCAACCACATTGGTTCTTTCAAAACCAGTTAGAAAGGAAACGAGTAAGAAGGTTGCTTTTATAACTGTTAAACAACCACCTCCATCGACTACAGATCAATCGAGGTTTGATTTGAAGGTCACAGAAAGGAACAATAAAGATCCATTTTTCAGTCTCCTTAGTGGTGGGGACAAGAGTAGTCTATTGTAAGTAGTAGAGTAGCCTTTTCAATAGAGTCGATATCTGAGTAACTTGGCTCATTTTACTGCCCTAAATACAAGTTAGGGAAATTTTGGTTTTGATCCTTGAAAGTCATGGATGCTCCAACGAGACAATTTTACCATCTACAGCTTAAGGCGGAGGCTGTGCTTGGCCAAGGTACAGCTTTTAACACCTCAGATATCTGTTGAGTTTAGCTCAAAATCGTCTTATCTTGTTAGTGAtagatttttattattattatttcattaaTCTTTTACTGTGTTTACTTGATAGAGAtactgaaaaagaaaaaaaatgcatttttCATTATTAAAGAGGTAGTATGGAAGAGAGTTACTGAAATTGGATGTTCCAACACTCACATTGTGAGATCATCTTATACTACAGCTGTTGGCATTTTATATTGCTGTGTGATgacttactccctccgtcccataaaaacatgcataatatgggacgacacatgttttaagaaatTCTGTAAAGTGTagagtgagtggagaaagagtcccacattgattgtgatgtttagtgagataattattactattaactggatatgcatgtttttatgggattgacgaaaaaagaaaactatgcatgttttttatgggacggagggagtatttgttataAAATACTGGTGTGCATGAATTGCTAGGTTTAATATTGTTTGCAAATTAATCTTGAGGTTGTAGTTGCtgccttttaattttttatctttttggtaGGTTGCTTTTTAAATTTCATTCTATAAAATTACTACTATTAGAGAGTGCTACTAGTAATCGCGTTGGAAAATGTAGGACAAGTTTATCTAATTTATTATTGAAGATATTTTATCACAATAAACAcgtgaaaatgatggaaaataagtgaaaatatatttttttatcttctttcatcaaagtaaacgtccTTTGAGGAAAACAAGTAATCAACCAAAATGTTAACTCTTACTCCCTTTATCCCATTTAATATAAGTCATTTTCCATTTTGAATTATTCCATTACAAATGgctaattttaaaaatgaaactcctttatctcacaaaaaattgtgaacttcaccattctttatacttttattctttaatcattattttaataattgtgtTTAAAAACAAGTGATCATATTTAGTGAAAAAGAGATAATTAtataagaattaaataaatctatcaaTTTGATTGAAAGTCTCGAGTCTTTTCGGTCGAACAAACTAAATTATTGATGGGACCATCTCGTAAACTATCGAGATTAATATAGTAGTAATTTTTGGAGTGAATAGTTAGATTATAAGTTGAGAAATGTTAGTGATGGATAGTTATGAGTGGGTCTGATACACTAGTACAATAATTTTCAGTGTTGGAAAGCGGTCATTCAATGAAAGGGCCTCCACTCTTAATCCCCGCAACAAAATTTTCATCTAATTTATGTCTTTAAGTCAGATTTTAGCGTGTCGCGTggagtgtttatttttttagggTTATTAGAGCAGCCACGGTGGGTGACCCGATAGGTGCCACCCGAATCACCCATCTATTGGATCCCCCACTGCAGCAGCTGGCGTCTCGAGGGTGCCTCGATCTATCGGGGCTGACCTAATGTTGTTTGGGGAAGGCGCGTGCTGTGCACGCacctttattaaaaaaaatcaaaataaaaaaaaagacgGTTGGCAAtttaaaaagatttttttttttgagaaagggTCATTCGTCCGTTTAACTTTTTCTTTTCCCTTTATATactcttctccttcttctaATCTTGATCCATCTTTTTCTATCTTCTTCCATCTTCTTCTATCttctctctcaatttctctggaaaaaaaaatagatccaTACAATCCAAACTGGTACGACCCAAATTGGGTTCCTGATCTCTCTGGCGAAGGcgattatcatcccgatttgGCGGAtatcaacttggaggaggaaCCTCGTCAAAGCGGCGAAGAGGAGGCACCGCCGCCCACAGTGCGTCGAAGCTCAAGAAATGAGAGGGGCGGAAGATGATGGCCTTCAAGGAGAAGGCGTTAGCTCCTACACCCTCGAGGAGACGGACCTTATTGTCTGTGTTTGGGCAGAGGAGACCAACTATGTCGTTCGGGGTGTCGATCAAAAGGGAGAGGCCTAATGGGGCCGGATTCTAGACCGGGTGAACGCCCTCCTCGGCGCCGCCTTCAAACCCCGCCAAATAAAGGGACACTTCGCTCGAATGGCTGCGGAGGTGAAGTTGTGGGAGAATGTTTGGGTGGAGGTTTGCGCGAAGTGGCCCAACAGAAGGCCCAAGTCATCTTCCAAGCTAGGAGCCCAATTTCTGGCCCCTTCAACTACTCGAATGCATGGAAGATGCTCCGAATCATTCGGAGGTTCAAGTCCATGTACCTTGAGGGCGACGtccattcctccaagaggacgaAAACGTCGGAGACAGGcgacttcaccacctcggcgtagGGCGATGAGATCACGTCTTCCCGGCCAATTGGAAACAAGGTGACGAAAGCGGTGGCGAGAGcggcgaaggggaaggggaaggtgTCGCAAAGCTCGGAGCCTCCACCGCAATACAAGGAGAGGTTGGATAGATCGGACGACAAGCTGGAAAAAATCATCGGCGAGTACGCTAAGATGAACGAGCTGAAGCGAGAGATCCACGACGATCATATCTTATTCATGAAGACGGATGGCATGGATTTGGAAACCCTCCAAATCCACAAGGCTCGGGTGGCGAAGATCGTAGCTAGGTTGAAAGAACAAGGAGATCTTTaggttttaattatgtaatttttaattatgtttttaggttttaattaagtaattttaaattatgtctttaggtaactttttaatgtaatttttaggaattttaaaattaatgaagtttaattttaattaaattgtgttatttaaatgtgtgcaattaaaattaaatgaaaaataccaaaatcaaaactaaaaagatcaagtCAGCTATCAAGCCACTCCACTATGGCCTCCTTAACCCAATGTGGTCCCCATTCTATCATGTCAGCTATCAGGTCACCCCACTATGGATGCTCTTAGCacgtaaatatataaattttgtttactttttaaaatttaacatgatttttatttttagttcacaaatacatgaatttagcattttttctgatttttaatACCGATaaagaaattttttatttactgtCGATGTGGAGGCCGAAATACATGACGTGAACTACGgaatatgcacttgaatagagtaatCGCCAGTAAATTAGAGTTTTTTCTTGTCtgtttcaaaaataagaaaaaacgctaagttcatgtatttgtggacaaaaaataaaaattatgttaaattttataaagtgaacaaagttcgtgtatttacacgcTAATAACTCATTttcttaatattatttatttaagggaGATTTTCTAAACTACTCACTTTGGTGAATGCATGTATCAAatatacctttttttttttttttttcatttattacaTCCTATATCCTTttgcatttttaatatatcctaTATATATTGCGCATAatatatttgatttgatttgtatTTGATTATGcgcattaatatatatatatatatatatatatatatagggtgtggttctagagagaactacattatttgtgagaatgtgagaaccatcaaatctaatgcattcactataaaacttaatgcattcactgttaaaattaatgcactcaaaaaaataaaaaaaattgctcccttcaggattcgaacccaggatctgcattcatccaacaagatgatacattcaccgtagatcttgataatcgaatggctgaaaatggttctccgttcttttttatttatggttctttcttgaacctctccctatatatatatatatatatatatatatatatatatattgatttatgcGCATTCTCACAATTCTTGTCATTATACGCATTCTTACAATATGTGTTTGATTTGTGCGCACAAATTcttacaatttttaatttatgcgTAAAT harbors:
- the LOC131011607 gene encoding uncharacterized protein LOC131011607 isoform X1 — encoded protein: MSLMGSDIKTVEQRLKSFTSQLHTECGILERLVYKHKNQHRRCSYFQYILKVRRDLQLLKLGDLEEVLESSFLVINGDRPKQKVQLLEGLKRRKTNSGKYNFLERLLGVTRLLSQIVEPLLKAAMEISMLLARSFFMKFSLAVLAVLARIRVLVQQMLFDAVVLYNTVSSLSQKEQSIKLNQEGFEVFREYFPRKEEVRILLECIWQKDKFVLVETTHKSETTSQEKDDPGDFSLSTPQILYENIEVLLGVDETGAATSVHPATDTNDVEENCSYAGLKKDDKNVPEASDIVPSSTANIVSLEDGFTNSSARTFSETNRNKLAGDDSCFMRTSEARGTHIEASRPAISTTLVLSKPVRKETSKKVAFITVKQPPPSTTDQSRFDLKVTERNNKDPFFSLLSGGDKSSLL
- the LOC131011607 gene encoding uncharacterized protein LOC131011607 isoform X2, giving the protein MGSDIKTVEQRLKSFTSQLHTECGILERLVYKHKNQHRRCSYFQYILKVRRDLQLLKLGDLEEVLESSFLVINGDRPKQKVQLLEGLKRRKTNSGKYNFLERLLGVTRLLSQIVEPLLKAAMEISMLLARSFFMKFSLAVLAVLARIRVLVQQMLFDAVVLYNTVSSLSQKEQSIKLNQEGFEVFREYFPRKEEVRILLECIWQKDKFVLVETTHKSETTSQEKDDPGDFSLSTPQILYENIEVLLGVDETGAATSVHPATDTNDVEENCSYAGLKKDDKNVPEASDIVPSSTANIVSLEDGFTNSSARTFSETNRNKLAGDDSCFMRTSEARGTHIEASRPAISTTLVLSKPVRKETSKKVAFITVKQPPPSTTDQSRFDLKVTERNNKDPFFSLLSGGDKSSLL